The genomic interval TTATAATTTCTATTGTTTTCAAAATAAATCCTAAAATATATTTTTTAATTCTAACTAAATTGATAAAATTTCAAAAAGTGCATGGAGGATTTTTTGGAACACAAAGAGGCAAAAAATGAAGAAAACATTGTGAAAAAAACTTGCCGAGAACTTGGAATAACTCAAAAGGAGTTGGCTGAAAAAATTGGAATAACTGAAAAAACTGTTAATAATTGGGCTAATAATAGAGTAAAAATTCCAAATAATTTTAATAGATTAATTGAATTATTGAAAATTGAAAATAACTGTAAAAAAATAGTATCTGCTGTAAAGAACATAGAAACAAGTAAAATTTCTTTAAACTAAAGGATTTTATAAGTAATATTTCTCTAAAATCCCCAAATTAATTAGAAGCTGGAACTTCTTTTTAAAATAACTGGAGATTTAAATAATATGGAAAATAATTTTAACACAAATTTAATTAAGTTCTTTGATGATGAACCAAGAGTTTCACACCGTGTAATCGCTGAATATACAGACAATAGCCATATCTCAATTAGAAAATTAATTGATAAGCACAAAGAGAAGCTAGAACTTTTTGGAAGGCTGTCATTTGAAATGACAACCCAAGCAACATCAGGAGGAAAACAAGAAACTAAAACTTTCTTTCTGAATGAACCTCAAGCTACACTTCTTTTGACATTCATGAGAAACAATGAAATTGTCATCAATTTTAAAGTTGATTTAGTTCGTGCATTTTTTGAAATGAGAACTGAATTACAAAATCACTCTCTACAAAAAAGCGAAATAAACCCCCAAGAAGTTTCACTTTCTAAAATTGTTGAACAAACTGAAAAAGCTGTTGAAGTAATGAAGCTTTTGGAAAATAGAAATGCTTTTGAACTTTTCCAAATTGACAAAATCGCAGGAAAATTTTCACCGACAAAACTTCTAAACATTGATTTTTCTCAAACATATTTTTTGCCAACTGAAATTGGAAAAATTTTGGGAATTTCTGGAGCAGAAGTGAATTTGATTTTGGAAAAGAGAGG from Thiovulum sp. ES carries:
- a CDS encoding plasmid maintenance system antidote protein, with product MEHKEAKNEENIVKKTCRELGITQKELAEKIGITEKTVNNWANNRVKIPNNFNRLIELLKIENNCKKIVSAVKNIETSKISLN
- a CDS encoding putative phage-encoded protein (PFAM: Phage regulatory protein Rha (Phage_pRha)~IMG reference gene:2508610811_SP), which encodes MENNFNTNLIKFFDDEPRVSHRVIAEYTDNSHISIRKLIDKHKEKLELFGRLSFEMTTQATSGGKQETKTFFLNEPQATLLLTFMRNNEIVINFKVDLVRAFFEMRTELQNHSLQKSEINPQEVSLSKIVEQTEKAVEVMKLLENRNAFELFQIDKIAGKFSPTKLLNIDFSQTYFLPTEIGKILGISGAEVNLILEKRGFQFRDENGVWKPTENGKEFCLEIGGKFSQLKWKLEIFLQNQI